One window of the Salminus brasiliensis chromosome 1, fSalBra1.hap2, whole genome shotgun sequence genome contains the following:
- the usp2b gene encoding ubiquitin carboxyl-terminal hydrolase 2 isoform X2, with product MPSARQSYTVTVPEEPPAAPLPFTKTQTRRKSPSVSRSMLVSTFVGLLINQAKNSKNAQGLVGLRNLGNTCFMNSILQCLSNTHDLRDYCLRNTHRTDLNNNCRANAALMEEFAKLTQTLWTSVSNEAISPSDFKTQIQKYAPRFVGYNQQDAQEFLRFLLDGLHNEVNRVSVRPRVPMEDFDHLSDDEKAKRMWNKYLEREDSKVVDLFVGQLKSSLTCSECGFCSTVFDPFWDLSLPIAKSSGEVSLIDCLRLFTKEDVLDGNEKPTCQRCKARRKCTKKFSIQKFPKVLVLHLKRFSEARVKTAKLSTFVNFPIKELDLREFASDNSMNAFYNLYAVSNHTGTTLGGHYTAYCRNPSTGEWYTYNDSRVSPMSSSQVRSSDAYVLFYELALSSRM from the exons ATGCCGAGTGCGCGGCAGTCCTACACGGTCACTGTGCCCGAGGAGCCCCCGGCGGCACCGCTGCCCTTCACCAAGACGCAGACGCGCAGGAAGAGTCCGTCGGTGTCCCGCTCCATGCTCGTGTCTACCTTCGTGGGGCTCCTGATCAACCAAGCCAAG AACTCCAAGAACGCTCAGGGACTTGTGGGCCTGAGGAACCTAGGGAATACT TGTTTCATGAACTCCATCCTGCAGTGTCTAAGCAACACTCATGACCTGCGGGACTACTGCTTGCGGAACACACACCGCACCGACCTCAACAACAACTGCAGGGCCAATGCAGCTCTCATGGAAG agttTGCCAAGCTCACTCAGACTCTGTGGACATCAGTGAGCAATGAAGCCATCAGCCCCTCTGACTTCAAAACCCAAATTCAGAAGTATGCCCCTCGTTTTGTGGGCTACAA TCAACAGGATGCTCAGGAGTTCCTTCGCTTCCTCCTAGACGGGCTCCACAATGAAGTGAACCGAGTTTCGGTCAGGCCCCGAGTGCCCATGGAGGACTTCGACCACCTCTC gGATGATGAGAAGGCCAAGAGAATGTGGAACAAGTATCTTGAGAGAGAAGACAGTAAAGTAGTAG ATCTGTTTGTGGGCCAATTGAAAAGCTCTCTGACCTGCAGTGAATGTGGCTTCTGCTCGACTGTATTCGATCCGTTCTGGGATCTGTCTCTACCTATCGCCAAA AGCTCTGGGGAAGTGTCTCTGATTGACTGCCTTCGGCTCTTCACTAAGGAAGACGTGCTGGACGGCAACGAGAAACCA acaTGCCAAAGATGTAAAGCCAGGCGGAAATGCACAAAGAAATTCTCCATCCAGAAATTCCCCAAAGTCCTCGTGCTTC ACTTGAAACGATTCTCTGAGGCTCGTGTCAAGACCGCCAAACTGTCCACCTTCGTCAACTTCCCCATCAAAGAGCTGGACCTGCGGGAGTTCGCCTCAGACAACAGCA TGAACGCCTTTTATAACCTGTATGCAGTGTCCAATCACACGGGCACCACTCTGGGTGGTCATTATACAGCGTATTGCCGCAACCCTTCCACAGGAGAGTGGTACACGTACAACGACTCCAG GGTGAGTCCTATGTCGTCCAGCCAGGTGCGCAGCAGTGATGCCTACGTGCTGTTCTACGAGCTCGCTCTGTCCTCGCGTATGTGA